One window of Ziziphus jujuba cultivar Dongzao chromosome 5, ASM3175591v1 genomic DNA carries:
- the LOC107420603 gene encoding RNA-binding protein 1, with translation MDRDQAKLFVGGISRDTSEDTLKDHFDKYGAVMGSVVAKDKTTKNPRGFGFVWFSDPSSADKALTDTHVIGGRTVEVKKAIPRNEQSKNQQLSNGMSMSDNNSNQIRTRKIFVGGLPTDLTEEDFKNYFERFGRVTDVVVMHDSMTHRPRGFGFITYDLEDSVENVMQNSFHELNGRLVEVKRAVPKEENNWNGNGYYVRNGGGRGSSGNVYPPGNYSPYGPRYAPNHAPAPYFVYNGYGSFYNGTGVYNGWYPGFDYGVAPIANGYGRGNGVRAGLFPYGNTSVYPAYMNGDVSAIDLAAVAWPGVNVKVNQVFLGIGRSLHSTEGGKQEANPLSDAASSKQD, from the exons ATGGACCGTGATCAAGCAAAGCTCTTCGTTGGTGGTATCTCGCGGGATACGAGTGAAGATACGCTGAAAGACCACTTCGACAAGTATGGCGCCGTTATGGGTTCCGTGGTTGCCAAGGATAAGACCACCAAGAATCCTAGAGGCTTTGGGTTCGTTTGGTTCTCTGATCCTTCTTCTGCTGATAAAGCTCTGACCGATACGCATGTCATTGGAGGAAGAACG GTAGAAGTGAAAAAGGCAATACCCAGGAATGAACAATCCAAAAACCAACAACTGAGTAATGGGATGAGTATGAGTGACAATAACAGCAATCAGATTAGGACTAGGAAGATTTTTGTAGGAGGTTTACCTACTGATCTAACTGAAGAAGATTTTAAGAATTACTTTGAGCGTTTTGGTAGGGTAACAGATGTAGTGGTGATGCATGATAGCATGACCCACCGGCCTAGAGGTTTTGGTTTTATCACTTATGATTTAGAGGATTCTGTTGAGAATGTTATGCAGAATAGTTTTCATGAGTTGAATGGTAGGCTTGTTGAGGTAAAGAGGGCTGTGCCAAAAGAGGAAAATAATTGGAATGGGAATGGTTATTACGTGAGAAATGGGGGTGGAAGAGGATCTTCTGGTAATGTTTATCCTCCTGGTAATTACTCGCCTTATGGTCCTAGATATGCTCCTAATCATGCACCAGCACCGTATTTTGTTTACAATGGTTATGGGAGTTTTTACAATGGAACGGGTGTTTATAATGGTTGGTATCCTGGATTTGATTATGGGGTTGCTCCAATTGCTAATGGGTATGGCCGGGGTAATGGCGTTAGGGCAGGCTTGTTTCCTTATGGCAATACTTCTGTCTATCCAGCCTACATGAATGGTGATGTTTCAGCTATTGATTTGGCAGCAGTTGCATGGCCTGGAGTTAATGTGAAAGTAAATCAGGTTTTCCTTGGCATTGGACGTTCACTACATTCTACTGAAGGCGGAAAGCAGGAGGCTAATCCTTTGAGTGATGCTGCTTCTAGCAAACAGGACTAA